Below is a genomic region from Geoglobus acetivorans.
CTTTGCCCTGAGCAGAAACGCCACATTGGTGTAATTGCCCTCTGAAAGACATTCGTAGTTCGCCATGCCCTTGGAAATTATTATGTCTGCATTTTCGAGCCTTTCTTTCGTATCTTCAGGCAGCTCTTCTTCTATTATGCCTATGGCACCCTTCCCGTTTGTCAGTATTTCATCGGCCACCTCACTGATTCCGGCAATCCTTGCATCCTCAATGGTTGCATCGCTCAAAATCGGTTTTCCTCTTACAACAAAGCTGACAAAGCCTCCAAGCCTTTTAACCTCCTCAACAAGCAACCTGTCGAGAATTATCTCTCCAGCATTGTCCGCAAGATACACCACATTTCCTCTCGCCAGATGTTTGATTTCATCTGTGTCGTCGATGGTAAGGCCCCGTTTAAACTCTCTTTTAAAGTACTGTTCGAATTCACCGTCATTGACCTCATGTCCGAGAACTCCGTAATCGAAGCTGTTTCCTATTATGCTCGCTATGACTGCATTCCTGAACCGGTCTCCATTCTCGATGTACTTTTTCGCTGTTGGCAGTGCCTTCATTGCCTGTTCGTTTGCTATCTTTTTCACGCCAGCATACGGGTCATGAGTGCCGAGCATTCTGTAAACTTCCCTGTGCACTCTTGTTGCGGATACTGCATTTACTCCCTTTTTTCTGTACTCCTCAAGAACGATTTCTATGGCTCTTTCCATTATTCTGCTGATCAGCTCTTCGTCATCTGTTATGTAGCGGCATTCCTGATAGACTCTGTTGAGCAGACAGCTCGGACACCTTGCGTGCATCCTCATGGTTACACATCCAGATTTCTCACTTCCTTTGAATGCTCCATGATGAACCTTCTCCTGTCCTCGACATCTTCTCCCATGAGGACTGTGATGAGTTCCTCGGCCATCGCAGCATCTTCAAGCGCAACCTTCACCAGCACTCTGTTCTGCGGATTCATTGTCGTTTCCCACAGCTGCTCCGGGTTCATCTCTCCAAGACCCTTGTATCTCTGCACCTCTGCGTTACCTATTCTCTTCATCAGGTCCTCAAGCTCGGCATCGGAATACACATAGTATGTCTTCTTGCCCTTCTTGACTCTGTAAAGCGGGGGCTGGGCAATATAGAGGTGTCCGTACTCAATCAGGGGTCGCATGTAACGGTAAAAGAACGTGAGAAGCAGGGTTCTTATGTGGGCGCCATCGACATCTGCATCCGTCATAATAATAATCTTGCCGTACCTTATCCTGTTTATGTCAAATTCATTTCCCATCCCCGCCCCTATGGCCGAAATTATTGCTTTCACTTCCTGATTTTTGAGGACCTTCACCATCCCTGCTTTTTCAACATTTATGATTTTACCCCTTATTGGCAGTATGGCCTGGAATCTCCTGTCTCTCGCCTGCTTTGCAGAACCTCCAGCAGATTCACCTTCGACGATAAATAACTCCCTCTCTTCCGGATTTCTTGATGAACAGTCTGCAAGCTTTCCCGGCAGTGTGGCCACGTCGCTCTTCCTTTTGACAAGCTCCCTTGCCCTTTTCGCAGCCTCTCTTGCCCTCCTCGTTGTCTGACACTTTTCAATTATTTTATTTGCATCGTCCGGATGTTCTTCGAGCCACTCGAGCACCCCTCTGTAGACAATACTTTCAACAATGCTCTTGACTTCACTGTTGCTGAGTTTTGTCTTTGTCTGACCTTCAAACTGTGGTTCGGGGAGCTTAACAGAGATTATTGTTGTGAGACCCTCTCTTATATCAAGCCCGGAAAGGGGAGTGTATTTTTTCACTTTCTTTTTGCCGTACTCGTTCAAAGCTCGGGTAAGTCCCGCTCGAAATCCGATTACGTGTGTTCCACCCTCGTCGTTGTGGATGTTGTTGGCGTAGGCAAGAACAACCTCATGGTCTGTATCTGTAAACTGGATGGCAATCTCAACATCTGTGCTGTTGGAACCTTCCTGAATGTAAATCGGTTCATGAAGTTTTGGTTTTGTCTTGTTCAGGACTTTGATGTAGTCAAGTATGCCGTTTTCCGAATAGAATATCTCCCGTTTGTTCTTTCTTTCATCTATAAATTCTATTCTGACACCCTTTGTCAGAAATGCAAGCTCTCTGAGTCTGTGGGCTACAATATCGTATCTGAATTCCGTTGTTTCAAAAATCTCCTCATCCGGTTTGAATCTTACAAGCGTTCCGGTTTCATCTGTCTCTCCAAGAATTTTAAGTTCTGTTACCGGTCTCCCCCTCTCGTAACGCTGAAAGTGTATTTTACCGTTTCTCTTCACGTAAACCTCAAGCCATTCTGAAAGAGCGTTGACGACAGAGATACCAACTCCGTGCAACCCTCCGGATACCTTGTAAGCCTTCTTGCTGAATTTCCCTCCAGCATGCAGCTTGGTAAGCACGATCTCCAGAGCTGACTTGCCCAGAGGGTGCATTTCTGTTGGAATTCCTCTACCATTATCCTCAACACTTGCACTCCCGTCCTCGTGCAGGACGACCTTTATGCGGTTACAGTGGCCTGCAAGCGCTTCATCTATTGAGTTGTCCACCACTTCCCACAGCAGGTGGTGGAGCCCTCTAATCCCAATGCCCCCAATATACATTCCGGGTCTTTTCCTAACAGCCTCAAGGTCGCTTAGAACCTCTATGTGCTCGGCAGAATACTCCATACGTTCACCTCGTGAGTGAGAATTATCACTGAGAAAACTGGATGGGAGTGTTTAAAAATTTATTTTGTTCAAATCTCAACTGCAGTTCTCACTGCTCTGACCGGGGTTTGTTTATGGCCGGTTTTAACATATGGCTGCTTAACTTTTGTCAGATATAAAATGTGCAATATTCTGGATGAACTTTCTGTTGTCCGAGCTGTTAATGTGCTGGTCAGTGAATGCAGCGTCATCTCCTGCGACTATGATGAATCCTTCTCCGTATTTTGCGAATCCTACGATCCCCATATCTTTCTCTGACGAGAAGCTCATGGTTTCTTTTTTCTCACCTATGATCGGGTTGCTGACTCTGAAGCACCCGTACATGGTAATTTCTTCTATTCC
It encodes:
- a CDS encoding damage-control phosphatase ARMT1 family protein; amino-acid sequence: MRMHARCPSCLLNRVYQECRYITDDEELISRIMERAIEIVLEEYRKKGVNAVSATRVHREVYRMLGTHDPYAGVKKIANEQAMKALPTAKKYIENGDRFRNAVIASIIGNSFDYGVLGHEVNDGEFEQYFKREFKRGLTIDDTDEIKHLARGNVVYLADNAGEIILDRLLVEEVKRLGGFVSFVVRGKPILSDATIEDARIAGISEVADEILTNGKGAIGIIEEELPEDTKERLENADIIISKGMANYECLSEGNYTNVAFLLRAKCEPVARSIGVKVGDMVAMLR
- the gyrB gene encoding DNA topoisomerase (ATP-hydrolyzing) subunit B gives rise to the protein MEYSAEHIEVLSDLEAVRKRPGMYIGGIGIRGLHHLLWEVVDNSIDEALAGHCNRIKVVLHEDGSASVEDNGRGIPTEMHPLGKSALEIVLTKLHAGGKFSKKAYKVSGGLHGVGISVVNALSEWLEVYVKRNGKIHFQRYERGRPVTELKILGETDETGTLVRFKPDEEIFETTEFRYDIVAHRLRELAFLTKGVRIEFIDERKNKREIFYSENGILDYIKVLNKTKPKLHEPIYIQEGSNSTDVEIAIQFTDTDHEVVLAYANNIHNDEGGTHVIGFRAGLTRALNEYGKKKVKKYTPLSGLDIREGLTTIISVKLPEPQFEGQTKTKLSNSEVKSIVESIVYRGVLEWLEEHPDDANKIIEKCQTTRRAREAAKRARELVKRKSDVATLPGKLADCSSRNPEERELFIVEGESAGGSAKQARDRRFQAILPIRGKIINVEKAGMVKVLKNQEVKAIISAIGAGMGNEFDINRIRYGKIIIMTDADVDGAHIRTLLLTFFYRYMRPLIEYGHLYIAQPPLYRVKKGKKTYYVYSDAELEDLMKRIGNAEVQRYKGLGEMNPEQLWETTMNPQNRVLVKVALEDAAMAEELITVLMGEDVEDRRRFIMEHSKEVRNLDV